The Panicum hallii strain FIL2 chromosome 5, PHallii_v3.1, whole genome shotgun sequence genome contains the following window.
ACGGGATCGTCGCGGCGGCGATGGGTGCGCTCCGTGAGGCCACGCGGGAgagcgcggagcggcggcgcgcgctgTGCACGCCGCGCCTCCTCGGCGCGTTGCGGCGGGTGCTGCTGCTCCCGCGCCACGCGGCCGCGCGGGTGGACGCGGCGGCCGCGCTCGTCAACCTCTCCCTGGAGCTGGCGAACAAGGTCCACATCGTGCGCGCGGGCGCCGTGTCGGCGCTCGTGGAGGTGCTCCGGTCGGGGGCCTCGGCGCCCGAGGCGCGGGAGCACGCGGCGGGGGCGCTGTTCGGGCGCTTGGTGTTTGCTTTTGGTATTTTGCTATCTGGTGTTGCTCTTTCCCTTTTGACACATGGTGTTTGGATCCTAATGGaaaaaaagagcaaattttttcccttttgcccttttgctataggatccaaacaggccctgaTTGTTCGCTTGGTAGAGTTGTGGGCTCCGCACGAGTCGACGAGACCAGTCCAATTTACGTTAACCGAAGTTTTGGTGTTGCATCAGCATAACGCAGGAGTCCAGAACTATCTCTGACCATGGTAGAAACTGATGTTAGCACATTGCCCACATCAAACTAAAACACCAATGATCGCGTGGAAAGAGCAAAACAGCAATAGTTGATTACACCGGTGAAGTCAATGAGAGGGCACATAAAATTACCTTTATTCGTCTCTTTTTTTCCAGAACCAGCACTGGCCTTTCATGATTTGGTATCAGGATCATCCTTTCAGATCCGAATGCTGTGACCCAGAATATCGGAAGATAATGATTGGGGGCTGGCCGGGTCACAGTGTGTCCTGGCCATAGCTCCAAAACAGAAATGGTAATGCTAAAACACGCGTGTCTGAGCGGATGAAAAAATCGGACGGCTCGCTCGTTCCAGAAAGACGTCATCTCCCTATCTCAACCGTTGCGCCGTTAAACAACCCCTCCTCCCTGAGCGCCacccttctcctcctccgctctgcctccctccctctgtcTGCATGCCCCCGCTCCACGTGGGCgctctggtggtggtggtggcgaccTCATCGGCTGGACGCGTGGCGTAAGGGCGTATGGGTGTCGGACCTCCCTTCTGCCTGCGATGGCGGCTAGGAGGAGCAGGAGGGCAGAGACGACACACGGGGCCTGGCCTAGCTGGCCGTAGCGTGCGGGAGCGCTCGCGGCCGCGGCATGTCGGGTCCCCATCAGCCTCGAGCTAGGCTGCCTCCGCCATAAGCCATCCGGCCGGTCGCCCCCTCCTCCCTTAGCGCCGCtcccaccccaccccaccccccccccccccgcccaaCCCCACCCCACCCCCAGTCCTCCTGCGCGCCACCACGCCAAAGGAGCTCCGAGCAGCCATGCCGGGCAGCTCCGGGCGGCGGGGCAGTAGGTGGGGCGCACGCGGTGGAGGGTCaggccgccgctcccccgcgctTTCCCCCGCCTCGGTCGCCGCTCCCCCTCCAGGGGCGAGCCACGCTGGCCGTCGGATGAGCTCCGGGCGGCAGCCATGGCGAGCAGCTCTAGGAGGTTGCAGAGGAGAAGCGAAGAATGTGGCATGGGAGTATCGAGTGGTGATGTTGTAATAGGTATCTTATGATGTTGCGGTAGAGATATTAGGATACTGCAATGGGTACCTAATAGTGTTGCAATTGAGATTTTGGATGCTGCTAGTGCTGTAGATATGTGCGAATGTTGTAATAATCAATTTTTGGTGTTTCATCTGTTAATCTTTGATGTTGCAATGTTTGTATTttaatgttttattgtgctcaATCTCAACCTATCATATGGTGATTTTTGTTTGGAAATATTGCATGAAACATACGTTTGATGTTGCGGTGGAAATTTTTTTCCTCGGAGTACCATATCTACATTGAACTATTCTTTTCGTATTGTTGAAATAGAGTGTCCGATAGATCGGACGTCCGTCCGGACGCTGGCAGCGCTGAAACAGAAAACTCAGATCAGATGTGCAGGCAGTCACGGCTTGCAGTTGTGTCTGAACCTTTATAGCAGTGCAGGATTAAAAAAAAAGGTGCTTCAACAAACCCAAAATTAGTAACACCGTTTTTTTTACTTCAATAATTGATGCCAAAGTACCAATTGTTTCTGCTCAAGAATCCAATGCACCCAAAAGGCACAGCAGAGCACAGCAGTGACATCTAAAGACATACACTAGTCTTATAGATTCAAAGTAAACTGATAAGCTGACTATCTGCTTCATATTCCCATATGACGAGTCTCAAAATTTATATGGAACAATTCCATGTGGTTCTATCACATCCAACAACGACCATATAGGTGAACTGCCACATAGCTTACAAAGCTATCATATTCATGTTGCAAACTGCAAGGtacaacccaaggtataatTTTTCTGACAAAAGCACGCTTGTGAGCATTGCAAAGAATAATTCAATATGTGAGCTTGGACTAGAATCAAGGATATGTGCATGTTCTTTCTTTTAATTACTGTTCATATTCAGAGCGTTTGAGAACAAACAAGGAATCGATAAAACCAATTACATGTATCCACAATTCCAACTAGGCCATTCTTATGAGTAGAAAGATCATGAGATCCGCTGGGAAACAACAAAATAACTAATGAGTTCCGCTTACTGCTGTATATAATCCACATGCTAGAAAATATATCCATATGAACATGCATATGTGACCATACTGTCCATGGGCACAAATTCTATATGATAATGCATAACGGTATATGCCATAACTCGTGATAAGAGGTTAATCCAGTATGAAATCAGCAACTTTATCATTGGCAAACAAAATAGCATGATGAAAAATGCACATCTACAGCAGTAGATTACCAATCCGAAGTGACAAACACATCACAAGATTTTGCCGTTACGGTTCTAATGTGCCTGAAACCAAAATAATGTTTTTAAACCCAAAACTAGTAAAATGAGCCACCGCAACACCACCGAAGGAAGCTTTATATCAATCACCAAATGTGCTAACCACGAACGGTAGTCACCGGAAGTCCAGAAGAACGGGAAGTGGAACAAAGCACAGTGGTGAAATCAGAATGCAAGTATCACTCTAGATGAACAAAACCATTTTGGTAAGCACGGAGCTTAACGAGTTAACGTATCCatacaagaatttccaaaatTCACAGGAAGTATTCTGGGTAGTTACATTGCATGCATTCCCAAAATACGATAAATTAACAGCCTCCTAGGCACTAAAACTTTTACTCCCATCAAGATCAGTAAATCAGGGCAATAGTTAAGGTGGTATGATTTCGAACTTGAACATGATTTGCAAGGCGAAGTGCATACACTGAACATAACTGTGCCCACTCCCCACTGTTGAACAACTAAATACTAACCAAACATGTCTGGAAAactcacccccccccccaaaaaaaaaaacatctctctctctcatccaaGAATCAGCAGAACCAATAGCACATTTCCAAGAATATAATAACGGGAGACCAAATTTTAGTTCCATTGCTTTTAGACCTAAAGACAAATCAGCAGAACCGATTGCATCTATCCACAATTTCAAATAGATCATTCATGTCTTCATGAAAATGCAAAGATAATGACATAATTGGAGATAATCTAATTTACAGTTATTGCTCCATATGTTCTACAAAGAATAAACATAAAATCGAATGAATAGGCCATATGCACATATTGTAGCATGAACGCATAGCAAGCAGTGAACATATTTACTGTATAAAAATGAAACGGAAGCCACTGGCACAATGACGATTCACCAGAAACTGGAAACTTGCTTATTAACATCAATATAGCATGACCACAATTGCATGTATCTACAGAACTACAGTAGTGATCCACACAGTCAAAAGCATAACAAAATAGAAGGAACCAACCAAATAGGAATGAAGCAGGCATATCCTTGCCCAGTCACATGCTGGCAGGCAGCGCAGCCAAAAAGGCACTGTACGCCGAGTCGAGGTCGAAGTTGAGCTGCCTGGCCTGCTGCTCGGTGAGCTCATCCGCGGCGCCCATCTTATGCAGCTTGCCGAGCCACTCGTTGACCTTGACCTTCCCCTCGAAGTCGGGCGGCAGCAGGGGTCCGAGCCTGGCCATGGAGGTGGCGACGTCCTGCAGCAGCGGTCGGACCTGGTCGTTGGCGAGCATGTTGAGCTTGACGGCGTCCATGGCGGTGATGAATGTCTGCACGCAGTgcgcgatggcggcggcggatgcggcggtggcggccggcgcggaGGAGTTGGACGCGGCGCGGAGCTCGACGGTGGCCGGGACGCCCGACTGCAGGAGGCGGTTGAGCGCGGCGGGGCAGTCGAGGCGGTACGCCTGGACGAAGCGCGGGACGGTGACGGCGCCGGCGagcgaggaggagagggagttgAACTGGGAGATGAGCTTGAGGCACTCCGCCTCGTAGTCGGCGGCGGAGACGAGGTCGCGGACGTAGGCCCGCTCCAGCTTCTCCGTGGCCTTGATGATCGCGTACAGGTCCGCGTAGCTCTCCAGGAGCTCCCGCTCGCGCTTGTCGTTCCACAGCTTCACCTCCATCGGCGCCGGCCCTCCGGCGAGCGGATCGCGGAGGGTGCTAGGGTTTCGCGGCGCGCGAGATTTGGGGGAAGAGGGGGAGGGGATCGGAGTGGGGATTGGGTTGGGGGTTCCGGAGAAGTGCGAGGGGCTCCGTGTAATTTGGAGAGATTCTGAAGGAAGGGTTCGGCGACGACGCGGCGTTTGATCTGCTTTTCTTCCGAAGCGATCGCTCCACGGCTCTACGCGAACTCGAATGAACCAAAGCCAAATTGCACGGCCGCTTCTATGCGTGGCCTCCTGGCACACGAAAACGTTCGTCCACGCGCAGGGACAGCTAGTCAATTCCGGCAGCAGCAGCATACGGCACCGTTGTGCAGAATGTTCCTTCAAGTATCCTATTTCCATCAACGGAGTGAGAGGGGTAGAGTAGAGAATAGACAAGCTACGGGAGGTGCTCAATCTCCACTGTATAACCGTGTTCCGTCTCCTTTGCAGCTTTCACATGTTCCGGCGATTGCCTGCGGTATGTTCCGGCGATTGGCTGTAAGTATGTACTCTCTCCGTCCTAAAAAGAATACGACTCTCGTATCTTGAGGATTCAAACaattaaatttgatcaaatttacataaaataatattaatatttatattacaaAATAAGTATTATTAGATTAATTATGTAATATATTTTTACACTAAATTTATCTGAAGATCTAAATGTTagtaatttttatataaatttaatCAAAATTAAAACCGTTTAACTTCTCCGAATACAAGAGTTAATTTTTTAGGACACAGGGAGTAGAAATTTGGAGACGGCGGGatgtccaccaccaccagctctTCGACACAAGCCTTATGTTGTCGGCTCGTTGGGACGTTCCGGGCTTTTTGTCCGTTTTGAGGGGCGCTCGAACTCTgaaaaattttattaaaaaacTCTGAAAAAAGGCTTGCTGCCGGTTCGAATCTTTGGACCCTGTGCGACACAACACAACCACGTACAGGTACTCCAGCAACCACGCGATATGCCGTTCTTTCAATGTTTGTTGGCTCATTACTAGGAGACTGTCGTCCGATCATGAAGGGTAGTAGAATAAAGGACACACCCGAGCGTTAGTGTTTGTGCTAATGCTTGTTGCTCTCCGCGGTAGTTGCAATCTGGGCATCGCACTAAGATTTTATGCCTATGGCTGAAagtaatttttttaattttttagtATAATTTTTTAACATCAAGATGGAGAATCGTAGAAGCTGTTTTTCTACCTTCCAGCCTCTTAGTTTATTTTGTGGAATCACTTTATGAAATTAACAGAGAATTAGTTTTTTCGTATTCTGCTGGATTCAGCAGAGAATACGCTCCGAGAGCTCTGCCAAACGCACCATTCCTtttgtttttttatttttttttcatgTGCGGAACCACTCAGTACTGCTGCAGCTACCACGTAGATTCCACCATTCAGGCCCAAAAGGCCTAAGCGTAGCGGCAGCAAGAAGCCCAGCCAAGCATGGAGGGATAGGTTGGGAAACAGGCCCATTTCGTTTGCCGTCCATCCACAGCCCGAAACGTGTGGATTTCGAGGCCTCCTGCGTCCCGTACTGTTTAAAAGCTGGACACTGGGCAGTGGGCAAGCTGAAGAAACAGAAGCAGCATGGGCATGGCTACTTGGCTACCAGTAGAGCCGATGCATGGTTAGCTCTGCAGTACGGAGTAGGTGTGTAGGCTTGGGTGCAGTGCGCCGGTGCCAGCCATCCGCGAGGAATCGAGTCATCAGTGCATGAGAGTTACTGACCGGCCCTGTGATGGAAAAGGGAGAAAAACTGACAAAGTGCGCCTTGTAAAAATGATCGCGTGAAGCTAAGGATTGGAGACAGACAACTCTACTTCGTACTAATAGATAGATACTCGTAACTAATAACGCCATTAGGGCAATGGGCCCATGCCCAGGTTGAGCCAAATTAGAGCTAGGGCTGGTACAAAACCGGCTTTACTCATGTATATAATTCCACCATGGATGCCTCTAGCAAGTTCTGCAACACATGAAACCTTCAGCGGCAAAGGAACAAGCAAAAGGTTGGAGCACATTTTTCCCATGAGAAGTTATATATACTGCAATGAGCATTAGCACCAAATAAAGGGAGCATGAAGCGTTTGGACGCTTCGAGTGAGGACCATGCAACTGAACTGGGGAGCACATCACCATGGCCTGTTAACTTATTCAAGGAGACTTTCAGAATTGTTTACTAGTTGTTCCAAATGTCAACGTTGTTTGCACGTGACGTGATAATCCTTCCTTACAAATGCATTCCGGAGACTGCCTGAAGCAGTATGTTATCTGAAAGTGTACTGTACTAACACTGTGCATGGCATCAGCATGTTTTGCTGTGGTCATAGCTTGTGATACTGGTTCCGGACTTTAGTCCCTGGAACTCTAAAAACCATCTGGTTCCAGTCATTCTTACTGTTAACATCTGCAAGGAAACGTGTAACCTGTTGCAACTTGCGAATCAGGTTCAGATTTGTTCTCATGCTGTGATTTCTGACGTAGGTAGTGAATGGAATTCTTCAGCGAACAGATTGGGAGGAGGCGATAAAGATGCCAATTGGGGTAGTTCCAGCAGGTACGAACAATGTAAACTAAAACACTAGCACATGAAAATTCTAAAAACGACCAAACAGGCTTGGTCTTGTCGTGTGTGCAGGTACAGGAAATGGCATGGCTAAATCACTTCTGCATGCTGCCATTGAGACGTGCTCGGTTTCAAATGCTGTATTTGCCATTATCAAAGGTCATCTCTCTATTCCTCTCTTTATCAGGCACAAAACTAGAGTCATGGGGATTTACTGTGGAGAATCTTATGGAACACAAACTTCTCGTTATGCACAGGTCACAAGCAGTCCTTGGATGTGTGTACCATTTTGCAAGGGGAGAAGAAATTTTTTAGTGTCTTGTTAATGACTTGGGGCATGTAACAAACTTTATAAAGCAGTGTCAAATTTCTAAGGAACTTTTCCGGTAGCTATCTGATTAACTTTTCAgaaaaaaacaaaaatcatCATAGGTTTAGTGGCTGACATAGATATTGAGTCTGAGAAATACAGGGAAGTGCACCCTTCGACTTCTATGTATGTACTGAACCATTCCCATTTCTTGGCAGTTCTTTCGTCTATCATCTCTGAAAGATCTAGGCCTTGCTTATTGTCCATCCTTTTCATGAATTCATATCCAACTCCTTGCTGACATCATTTAGACTTGTCAATTATGACAAGTAATGACATGGCTGGGACCTATAGGATCACTTCTATCTTCAGGAAGTACCttctggttttcttttctttGATGTTTGGGTCTTGATGCCTGAAGTTCGTAACAAGCTCTAGCCTTGTTTCAGGCTGTGGTTCGCATTATGAACTTGCGAAAGTACTGCGGAAATATTCAGTTCGTGCGTGCCCCAGGCTACGAGTCATATGGAGAACCTGTCAAGCAAGTCGAGAATTCCATCGTAGAGTCTCTGGAGCAAAATGGAAAATCCCACCCGTATTCTTATCCAGGTCTTTCAGTTGAGTTTCAAGCTTCAGACTGGAGATTTGCTGATGGTCCATTTGTTGCAGTTTGGATAAACAACGTGGCATGGGCTGCCGAGGATATCATGGCAGCTCCTGAAGCAAATTAAAGGTAACCGAATAGTATGCTCTAGCAATAGTAATACTTTATCAAGGGCACCCTTTCTTTTTGTATTTTGAAATCTGTGTTTCTGCATGATCGGTACAAAGATCATTATGCATCATCTATTTGAGTGTTCAGTGCTTCAATCCCATATGCTTTTGGAGGGGTGCTTTTATCAGTCTTGAATCTAGTACATTTGACTCAAGGAAGCTGAATGTTGTGATTGTGTTGCAGTTCTCAGATGGCTGTATGGATGCAATCATACTCAGAGATTGTCCAAAGGCTGATCTTTTAGCTCTACTGATGAAGATGAGCGATGGGAGCTATGTCAAATCAACATATGTTATATATCTTAATGTTAGTTTCTCTCGTCCACTAACATTTGGATATTGCAACATACAGTGACGTTTTCCCAAAGTTTTTAAAAAATAGCATAGTAGGCTATATTTTAACTGAATATTTTAAGACTGATGGAATAATAAAAGGCACTTCAATTTAGGTCTTGTTGCGAGTGCAGGATGAATAATTTATCACAATTCTGGTCTTTCATCTTTTCTCAATTCAATAGTTCATCAGTAACAAGGAAACAACACCCCCTTATTGTGACTTTTGCAGGTGAGATCTTTTAAATTATCTCCGGGCCAGCTTGTTGAGAACCCAATAAGGGGTGGAATTGTAAACGTGGATGGTGAGGTAATTGCTAGAGGAGAAGGAACGTACGGAAAAGGCCCTCAAGATGTGATGGCTTATGGCCCTCCTATTCAGCTGACAGTGCACCAAGCATTGGCTACCATATATTGCCCTAACAAAATTCGGTGAAAAGATTGGCGTTGACAAAAGACAAATTGCCTACAAATTTGCCAAGTTTTAGAAGAAAAATGCTCAAGTAGAAGACAACAAGAAAGGGATCTTACAATTGTTTCCCAGCGAACCAGACAACAAGAAAGGGATCTTACAATTGTTTCCCAGCGAACCAGTGAAAGTCAAACCTAAAAAAGTTGACTTTCGCTCAGACAGCTTGTCTCATGTAGGTTAGACCAAATACCCTCAAATGACTCTTCCTTTCTGACCTTTCTCCTA
Protein-coding sequences here:
- the LOC112893225 gene encoding vacuolar protein sorting-associated protein 28 homolog 1-like → MEVKLWNDKRERELLESYADLYAIIKATEKLERAYVRDLVSAADYEAECLKLISQFNSLSSSLAGAVTVPRFVQAYRLDCPAALNRLLQSGVPATVELRAASNSSAPAATAASAAAIAHCVQTFITAMDAVKLNMLANDQVRPLLQDVATSMARLGPLLPPDFEGKVKVNEWLGKLHKMGAADELTEQQARQLNFDLDSAYSAFLAALPASM